The genomic interval AGGAGATCGATCTGTTCCTCGCGCAGCATCTTCAGCGATTTGGCCGCGCAATCGGCGGAGCGGAGAATGAATTCGTCGTAGAGCCCGAGCTGTTCCACCAGCGTCTCGTGCAAATCCGCATCGTCATCGACGAGAAGTATCGTCCGCTCTGTCATTCGCACCTGCCCTCTGCCTCGCATCCCCGAAGACCATTGCGATACGCCATGGCCGGGCGTATTGCTATGAAACTATATGATTTCACGCACAAAGCAAAAAAAAGTGAAGAAAACCAGCCGTTCCGCGACGAAAACACGGGGCGTGATCGCGGTGCGCCGCGCGCCGGGCCCCGCCCACCGCGCGATCCTCGCCTTCGGCCCGCTCCGCTTTCAGGCGGCGATCGGCCGGAACGGCATGACGGTCTTCAAGCGCGAGGGCGACGGCAGGACGCCGATCGCCGCGATGGCGCTGCTATACGGCTACCGCGATGCCCGGCATCGGCAGCGCTGGCCGCATTCAGGACTTGATATCAGGGCAACGAAAGCCGAGGACGGCTGGTGCGATGCGCCAACGTCGCCAAACTACAACCGCCCCGTCCGCCTGCCTTTCGCTGCGAGCCACGAACGCCTGCAACGCGACGACGGCATTTACGACCTCGTGATCGTGATGGACTGGAACATGCGCTCGCGCGCGCGCAATCGCGGCTCTGCCGTGTTCTTCCACCTTGCCCGCCCGGATTTCTCGCCAACCGCCGGCTGCGTGGCAATCGCACCGGCGGCAATGCGCGTTCTGCTGCCCCATCTGCGGGCAGGCATGCGGCTCAAGGTTGTCGGCTGAAGCGGCTCAGATCCGCCCCGGCAGCACACGGTTGGGCGGGCGGTGGCCGTCGAAGAAGGTGCGGATATTGATGATAACCTTGTCGCCCATGTCGATCCGGCTTTCGAGCGTGGCCGAGCCCATATGCGGCAGAAGCACGGCCTTGCCCGCCTTGGCCAACTCGAGAAGCCGCGGATTGATCGCGGGCTCGTTCTCGAACACATCGAGCCCGGCGCCGGCGATGCGGTCATCCTCCAGGCAGCGGATCATCGCCGCCTCGTCGATGACGTCGCCGCGCGCGGTGTTGACGATGTAGGCTTCCGGCCTCAAGAGCGCCAGCCGGCGGGCCGAGATCAGGTGATAGGTCGCCGGCGTCGACGGGCAGTTCACCGACACGATATCGACCCTTGCAAGCATCTGGTCGAGGCTGTCCCAATAGGTCGCCTCCAGCTCCGCCTCGGTTTCCGGATTGACGCGGTTGCGGTTGTGGTAGTTCACCGAAAGCCCGAAGGCCTTGGCGCGGCGCGCGACCGCCGTGCCGATCCGGCCCATGCCGACAATGCCGAGCCGCTTGCCCCAGATACGCCGTCCGAGCATCCATGTCGGGCTCCAGCCCTGCCAGCTATCCGGCGCGCTGCCGGCCAGAAGCCTGGCCCCCTCGGCAAGCCTGCGCGGCACCGCCAGCACCAGCGCCATGGTCATGTCGGCGGTGTCCTCGGTCAGCACGTTGGGCGTGTTGGTGACGGTGATGCCCTTGCGGGCGGCGGCATCGACATCGACATTGTCGATGCCGTTGGAAAAGCTCGCGATCAGCTTCAGCTTCGGACCGGCCTTCTCGATCAGTTGGGCGTCGATCGTATCGGTCAGCGTCGGCACCAGCACATCTGCGCGGGCCATGGCCTCGGCGAGCCTTTCGCGCGAAAAGGGCCGGTCGTCATGGTTCAGCTCGACGCTGAACAGCTCCCCCATCCGCGCCTCCACCGAAGCGGGCAGCTTGCGGGTGACGACGACGACGGGCTTTCTGGGGTTATTCATCGGTTAACAGCTCATTAATCATGTCGGGCGATAATGCACATAATGAGGGCGCTTTTCCACCTGAAGCGGTTCTTCCCGTGATGAAAACCGCTTCGGACACGTAAATCCCTCGCTGAAAGGGCAGGCGCGTGGCCGTAAACCCGCGCAAACAAACAACCAAGGCCGGGAAAACGGCATTCGAAGAGGTCATATGCGTCGTCTGGCAAGATTGCTGATCTGCACATTGCTTGTCTTCGCCATGCTGGAGCCGGCGATGGCGCAGACCGAGCGCAAGGGCGCTTCGGGCGGTCCGCTGCCGCGTTTTGCCATGATCAAGCCGGATCGCGCCCGCATGCGCGTCGGCCCCGGCTTCAACTACGCCACCAAATGGATCTACAAGCGTCCCGGCCTTCCCGTCGAAATCACCGAGGAATACAGCGTCTGGCGGCAGGTGCGCGATGCCGACGGCACCGAGGGCTGGATGCATGTCTCCGTGCTTTCCTCGCAGCGCAACGCCATGATCGCGCCCTGGCTGCGCAGCGCCAACGCGGACGACAAGAACTTTCTGGCGCTGAAGGCCGGTAAGGACGATTCGGCGCGCGATGTCGCAAGCGTGGAACCCGGCGTGATCGTGAATCTTGAAGAATGCGACGGCACCTGGTGCGAGCTCTCGGTCAAGGGCGTCAAGGGCTACATGCACCAGAAGGATATCTGGGGCGTCTATCCGAACGAAGTGTTCAACTGACGCGGCGCAAACCCGTCTGGCCCGGTCAGGCCTCCGGCTTTACCGCCAACACCATGTAGTTGACATCGGTATCCTTCGAGCGGTTCCAGCTATCGGTCAGCGGGCTGTAGAACACACCCTGACGCTCCACCGGCGTCATGC from Martelella mediterranea DSM 17316 carries:
- a CDS encoding L,D-transpeptidase family protein, translating into MISRTKQKKVKKTSRSATKTRGVIAVRRAPGPAHRAILAFGPLRFQAAIGRNGMTVFKREGDGRTPIAAMALLYGYRDARHRQRWPHSGLDIRATKAEDGWCDAPTSPNYNRPVRLPFAASHERLQRDDGIYDLVIVMDWNMRSRARNRGSAVFFHLARPDFSPTAGCVAIAPAAMRVLLPHLRAGMRLKVVG
- a CDS encoding 2-hydroxyacid dehydrogenase; this encodes MNNPRKPVVVVTRKLPASVEARMGELFSVELNHDDRPFSRERLAEAMARADVLVPTLTDTIDAQLIEKAGPKLKLIASFSNGIDNVDVDAAARKGITVTNTPNVLTEDTADMTMALVLAVPRRLAEGARLLAGSAPDSWQGWSPTWMLGRRIWGKRLGIVGMGRIGTAVARRAKAFGLSVNYHNRNRVNPETEAELEATYWDSLDQMLARVDIVSVNCPSTPATYHLISARRLALLRPEAYIVNTARGDVIDEAAMIRCLEDDRIAGAGLDVFENEPAINPRLLELAKAGKAVLLPHMGSATLESRIDMGDKVIINIRTFFDGHRPPNRVLPGRI
- a CDS encoding SH3 domain-containing protein, whose translation is MRRLARLLICTLLVFAMLEPAMAQTERKGASGGPLPRFAMIKPDRARMRVGPGFNYATKWIYKRPGLPVEITEEYSVWRQVRDADGTEGWMHVSVLSSQRNAMIAPWLRSANADDKNFLALKAGKDDSARDVASVEPGVIVNLEECDGTWCELSVKGVKGYMHQKDIWGVYPNEVFN